Proteins co-encoded in one Aspergillus flavus chromosome 2, complete sequence genomic window:
- a CDS encoding vacuolar protein 14 C-terminal Fig4p binding-domain-containing protein: protein MESSIQRLLNDKLYDRRKQGALELEKVVRDAVFKGAHEDIQRIVDQLCHDYAYAVHQPHARNGGLIGLAAASIALGSVSMPGMQHLHCVAPYLKEIVPPVLACFSDQDARVRYYACESMYNIAKVAKGEILLFYNEIFDALSKLASDSELSVKNGAELLDRLVKDIVSESAASYVSVLQLSEKQETDPEALEDPDLPTAFSLPKFIPLLKERIHVISPFTRMFLVSWLTLLDTIPDLELVSYLPEFLGGLIKFLGDPNRDVNVATQNLLDRFLSEIKRIARLKKGIEESRKGQGSENRQSTTSDSVSTTIDQTVAAETETETEAETNDIAIEDSEFGSTVDEDGLHADGDWIPGQDVQIDYPKILDILVGFVDTSYDLQPVEEEMQLTALRWIDSFFEISPEDILPFVPRLLTQVLPAMSSGSDQVRQAANRVNTSLLEYIVSLSEDTLSDETRQSSSSKLASTPNKETERRESAPNAKPSDVSITASRKQSVQESTQEQTPRSSVMSTPVPPADLDYASAVNSLTLQFLNENEATRVAALSWLIMLHRKAPKKVVAFNDGTFPALLKTLSDPAEAVVTKDLQLLSQISRNSEDSYFKSFMVNLLQLFSTDRHLLEVRGNLIIRQLCMNLSPERIYRTLADCLEKEEDLEFASIMVQNLNNNLITAPELSGLRKRLRNLDTREGQMFFVALFRSWCHNSVSTFSLCLLAQAYEQAYNLLQVFAELEMTVNNLIQIDKLVQLLESPVFTYLRLQLLEPESYPYLYKCLYGVLMLLPQSSAFAALKNRLNSVSNIGLLHTPRLSTMVSASGSGAYDRSTGSRSKREENSIRWVELLEKFKTVQERARRALRARERPFDDGVAGFQGQSLAAALSAADQARNKERATLPDTPRTGLGLGAGAEGRRSPADVGNQKGGSILGAAHRHKTSLPNLGRLGIGSRKSKR from the exons ATGGAATCCTCCATTCAGCGTTTGCTGAATGATAAGCTCTATGATCGGAGGAAACAGGGAGCCTTGGA GCTTGAGAAAGTTGTCCGAGATGCCGTTTTCAAAGGAGCACATGAAGATATTCAAAGAATTGTCGATCAGTTATGCCATGACTACGCCTACGCGGTACATCAGCCTCATGCGAGAAATGGTGGCTTAATCGGGTTGGCCGCGGCCTCCATCGCGCTTGGATCGGTGAGCATGCCGGGGATGCAGCATCTGCACT GTGTTGCGCCGTACCTCAAGGAAATTGTACCCCCAGTGCTAGCTTGCTTCTCCGACCAAGATGCGCGAGTCAGGTACTACGCTTGTGAGAGCATGTATAACATTGCCAAAGTTGCTAAGGGAGAGATTTTGTTGTTTTATAATGAGATCTTTGATGCGTTGAGTAAG TTGGCGTCCGATTCGGAGCTTTCAGTCAAAAATGGCGCAGAGCTCCTTGATAGACTTGTTAAAGACATCGTATCTGAATCCGCCGCATCTTATGTTTCGGTCTTGCAGCTTTCCGAGAAGCAAGAGACAGATCCCGAAGCGTTGGAAGACCCTGACCTTCCAACGGcattttctcttccaaaATTTATACCATTACTCAAAGAACGAATACATGTCATCAGCCCGTTCACTCGGATGTTTCTGGTATCATGGTTAACTTTGTTGGACACGATACCCGACCTGGAGCTTGTTTCATACTTGCCAGAATTCCTGGGGGGTCTGATCAAATTCCTTGGTGACCCTAATAGAGACGTGAATGTTGCCACCCAAAATCTGCTTGATAGGTTTCTGTCAGAAATCAAGAGAATCGCTCGTCTCAAGAAAGGCATCGAAGAGAGTCGGAAGGGTCAAGGAAGCGAGAATAGACAATCAACTACGAGTGACAGTGTCAGCACAACTATCGACCAGACGGTTGCCGCCGAAACCGAGACCGAAACCGAAGCTGAAACCAATGATATTGCGATAGAAGATTCTGAGTTTGGTTCTACAGTTGATGAAGACGGCTTGCATGCCGACGGAGATTGGATTCCAGGACAGGATGTCCAAATAGATTACCCCAAGATACTAGACATCTTGGTAGGCTTCGTTGACACATCTTATG ACTTACAGCCAGTAGAGGAGGAGATGCAGTTGACAGCGCTGCGATGGATCGATAGTTTCTTCGAAATTAGCCCCGAAGACATACTCCCATTCGTTCCACGTCTTTTGACCCAAGTACTTCCAGCTATGTCCAGTGGCTCAGACCAAGTGCGGCAGGCCGCAAATCGAGTCAACACATCGTTGCTAGAGTATATTGTGTCTCTATCCGAAGACACATTATCGGATGAGACACGACAGTCATCATCTTCGAAACTAGCCTCCACGCCCAATAAAGAGACTGAGAGGAGAGAATCTGCACCAAACGCCAAACCTTCTGATGTATCCATCACCGCCTCTAGGAAGCAATCGGTGCAGGAGTCTACACAAGAACAAACACCTCGGAGCAGTGTCATGTCCACACCAGTGCCGCCTGCCGATCTTGATTATGCTTCGGCTGTCAACTCGCTTACACTGCAGTTCTTGAACGAGAACGAAGCTACTAGAGTAGCCGCCCTCTCTTGGTTGATAATGTTGCACCGGAAGGCTCCTAAAAAGGTGGTGGCATTCAACGATGGAACGTTTCCTGCTTTGCTTAAGACACTGTCCGATCCAGCGGAGGCAGTGGTGACGAAGGATCTTCAGCTCTTATCCCAAATATCGCGGAATAGCGAGGATAGCTATTTCAAGTCCTTTATGGTGAACCTCCTCCAACTGTTCTCCACCGATAGGCATTTACTAGAGGTCCGCGGAAACCTCATTATCCGCCAGCTTTGTATGAACTTGAGCCCGGAGCGCATTTACAGAACTCTAGCCGACTGTcttgaaaaggaagag GACCTCGAATTCGCTAGTATTATGGTACAAAATCTAAACAATAACCTGATTACCGCGCCCGAGCTCTCCGGACTGCGAAAAAGGTTACGGAACCTGGACACCAGA GAGGGCCAGATGTTCTTTGTGGCTTTATTCAGGTCTTGGTGTCACAATTCTGTCTCCACATTTTCACTGTGTCTGCTTGCACAAGCATATGAGCAAGCCTACAACCTTCTTCAAGTCTT TGCCGAGCTTGAAATGACTGTCAATAATCTGATCCAAATCGATAAGCTGGTCCAGCTGTTGGAGTCTCCTGTCTTCACCT ATCTCCGACTTCAACTGCTTGAACCAGAAAGTTATCCATATCTCTACAAATGCCTCTACGGTGTCCTCATGCTTCTTCCACAGAGCTCTGCCTTCGCGGCTCTAAAGAATCGTTTAAACAGTGTTAGCAACATTGGCCTTCTCCATACACCTCGACT TTCCACGATGGTTTCAGCCTCCGGCTCAGGCGCCTACGATCGCTCGACAGGCAGCCGCTCCAAACGCGAAGAGAACTCCATCCGCTGGGTCGAACTACTTGAAAAATTCAAAACCGTACAGGAAAGGGCCCGCCGAGCCCTACGTGCAAGAGAGCGTCCCTTCGACGATGGCGTGGCCGGCTTCCAGGGTCAATCGTTAGCTGCCGCCCTCTCTGCTGCAGACCAAGCGCGGAACAAGGAACGGGCAACTCTCCCCGATACACCGCGGACAGGCCTAGGCCTTGGAGCTGGTGCAGAGGGACGGCGTAGTCCTGCTGATGTGGGAAACCAAAAGGGTGGTTCTATCCTGGGTGCCGCGCATAGACATAAAACCAGTCTTCCTAATTTAGGTCGACTAGGTATAGGGAGTAGGAAATCGAAACGGTGA